One Oncorhynchus clarkii lewisi isolate Uvic-CL-2024 chromosome 28, UVic_Ocla_1.0, whole genome shotgun sequence genomic region harbors:
- the LOC139387297 gene encoding 5'-AMP-activated protein kinase subunit beta-2-like, whose product MGNTGDRMSGDRHGAKAHRSDSRDKDHEPSKMVDSTDDPNIFNTHGLGSSKVSDKEEPDLDDLVKTGPQSRPTVIRWAGGGKEVYIAGSFNNWGNKIHLNKSHNDFVAILDLPEGEHQYKFFVDGQWVHDPSEPVVTSQLGTINNLIEVKQSDFEVFDALQVDSLESTDTSDLSSSPPGPYGQEQYMFRPEERSKAPPILPPHLLQVILNKDTNISCDPALLPEPNHVMLNHLYALSIKDGVMVLSATHRYKKKYVTSLLYKPI is encoded by the exons ATGGGTAACACAGGCGACCGGATGTCCGGAGACCGCCATGGCGCCAAGGCCCATCGCTCTGACAGCAGAGACAAAGACCACGAGCCCAGCAAGATGGTGGACAGCACTGATGACCCTAACATCTTCAACACACACGGCCTGGGGTCCTCCAAG GTGTCGGACAAGGAGGAGCCCGACCTGGATGACCTGGTGAAGACCGGGCCTCAGTCCAGGCCCACGGTCATCCGCTGGGccggaggagggaaggaggtttACATCGCTGGATCCTTTAACAACTGGGGCAACAAGATCCACCTCAATAAGAG CCACAATGACTTTGTAGCGATCCTGGACTTGCCAGAGGGAGAGCACCAGTACAAGTTCTTTGTGGACGGACAGTGGGTTCATGACCCCTCAGAG CCTGTGGTGACCAGCCAGTTGGGCACCATCAACAACCTGATCGAGGTGAAGCAGTCGGACTTTGAGGTGTTTGATGCTCTGCAGGTGGACTCTCTGGAGTCTACCGACACCTCAG ACCTGTCCAGCTCCCCTCCAGGTCCCTATGGACAGGAGCAGTACATGTTCAGGCCTGAGGAACGCTCCAAAGCCCCGCCCATCctccccccacacctcctccaggTCATCCTCAACAAGGACACTAACATCTCT TGCGACCCAGCCTTGCTGCCTGAACCCAACCATGTGATGCTCAACCATCTGTATGCGCTCTCAATAAAG GATGGAGTGATGGTGCTCAGTGCGACTCACAGGTATAAGAAGAAGTACGTCACATCTCTGCTCTACAAGCCCatctaa